A window of Natrinema versiforme contains these coding sequences:
- a CDS encoding SPW repeat protein yields MSEYDGTENPETPWRGDEDGASEDDARGGEGLTGGDRTPYGPNPDERGKGLSAVAGLLGLALIVQALVLELAAGQFWNDALVGATLFVAGAYNYYRRSNEEFGSIGVASLVALLGLWLVASPFLLGTGSGLAETANDLGFWTDVVVGLLAVGLGSYSAYEIRERRRDVDVRRTVT; encoded by the coding sequence ATGAGCGAGTACGACGGCACGGAGAATCCCGAAACCCCGTGGCGGGGCGACGAGGACGGCGCGTCCGAAGACGACGCCCGCGGCGGCGAGGGGCTGACCGGTGGGGACAGAACGCCGTACGGACCGAACCCGGACGAACGGGGAAAAGGACTGTCGGCGGTCGCCGGCCTGCTCGGGCTCGCGCTGATCGTACAGGCCCTCGTCCTCGAGCTCGCCGCGGGCCAGTTCTGGAACGACGCGCTCGTCGGGGCGACCCTGTTCGTCGCCGGCGCGTACAACTACTACCGCCGGTCGAACGAGGAGTTCGGGAGCATCGGCGTCGCCTCGCTCGTAGCGCTCCTCGGACTGTGGCTCGTCGCGTCGCCGTTCCTGCTCGGCACCGGATCGGGCCTCGCCGAGACCGCGAACGATCTCGGTTTCTGGACCGACGTCGTCGTCGGCCTGCTCGCGGTCGGGCTGGGTTCGTACAGCGCTTACGAGATTCGCGAGCGCCGCCGGGACGTCGACGTGCGGCGGACGGTGACCTGA
- a CDS encoding universal stress protein has protein sequence MARILVPFDDSEPARDALGYAFDLFPDGDVIVLVVVDTTSLPFIPNTADDESSDESQELLSEAADLLETAESIAADRGVDVETRTRLGTPAQEILEFAEGESIDHVVIGSHGRSGVARILLGSVAEVVVRHSPVPVTVVR, from the coding sequence GTGGCCCGAATCCTCGTTCCCTTCGACGACTCCGAACCCGCCCGCGACGCCCTCGGGTACGCGTTCGACCTGTTCCCCGACGGCGACGTGATCGTGCTGGTCGTCGTCGACACCACGTCGCTGCCCTTCATCCCGAACACGGCCGACGACGAGTCGAGCGACGAGTCCCAGGAACTGCTCTCGGAGGCCGCCGACCTGCTCGAGACCGCGGAGTCGATCGCCGCGGACCGCGGGGTCGACGTCGAGACGCGAACGCGGCTGGGGACACCGGCCCAAGAGATCCTCGAGTTCGCCGAGGGGGAATCCATCGACCACGTCGTCATCGGCAGCCACGGCCGGTCGGGCGTCGCGCGGATCCTGCTGGGCAGCGTCGCCGAGGTCGTCGTTAGACACTCGCCCGTGCCGGTGACCGTCGTCCGGTGA